One Solanum pennellii chromosome 9, SPENNV200 DNA segment encodes these proteins:
- the LOC107029396 gene encoding nuclear intron maturase 4, mitochondrial: MVHKYTSLLQNLHFLSRNSSSVIGRPVVGFLGYSLHSNASQVGCHTRDENIGKLKLAQDLAGLVQESLNLKEKKSQVSKRLVPMVEKSVENSGGVKHGASLAQNLANLVEESYNLDESKPMNRVENKRLLELRIKKRVKEQYVNGKFQSLIKNVVANPKTLCDAYDCIRLSSNVDLASNGEDLPFEAMAEELSSGCFDVSANTYSISTKGAKKEVLVFPNVKLKVVEEAIRIVLEVVYRPHFSKISHGCRSGRSHLSALKYICKEIMNPKWWFTLPICRKLDNHILAKLFSIMEDKIDDPFLYTIIRSMFDCGVLNLEFGGFPKGHGLPQEGALSPILMNIYLDLFDHEMYRLSMRYEAIDKGSSAEESAPNSVLRSWFRRQISGNGSQECHDLGYSEIRVHCCRFMDEILIAISGPKDVAVAIKSETENYFKNSLYLEFENEIDVFPCDGRTGIRFLGSVIKRSLKESPAVKAVHKLKEKIELFASQKEHSWDTGTARIGKKWLAHGLKKVKESEIKHLSDGSSLLSQISCFRKDGMETDHWYKVLLKVWMQNKKVKCETNEDVILSKHIVEPALPHDLRDSYYEFQKRVQEYISSETASTLALLPNSNCSSFTTQIIAPISIIKKRLFRYGLTNSKGYSRPCHLLVFWDDNEIVDWYAGLICRWQRWYTECDNFNEVKLIICNQVRLSCIRTLAMKYRIHESEIEKKFDSELRRIPATEDLELEITSEATNCEAVDNDALMYGITYSGICLFSLARMVSQSRPCNCFVIGCSAAAPRVYTLHVMERQRFPGWKTGFSNCIHPSLHRRRLGLCKHHLKDLLLGYISLQSINFSAW; the protein is encoded by the coding sequence GGAGGCCTGTTGTAGGATTTCTTGGTTATTCACTTCATTCTAATGCTAGTCAAGTTGGATGTCATACTCGTGATGAGAACATTGGCAAACTAAAACTAGCTCAGGACCTAGCCGGTTTGGTTCAGGAATCTTTGAACTTAAAGGAGAAAAAATCCCAAGTATCTAAGAGATTGGTGCCTATGGTTGAGAAGTCGGTTGAGAATTCGGGAGGTGTGAAACATGGAGCATCACTGGCACAAAACTTAGCGAACTTGGTGGAAGAGTCCTATAATCTTGATGAGTCTAAACCTATGAATCGTGTGGAAAATAAAAGATTACTTGAACTACGGATAAAAAAGAGAGTTAAGGAACAGTATGTAAATGGGAAGTTTCAAAGCCTCATAAAGAATGTGGTTGCTAATCCAAAAACACTTTGTGATGCTTATGATTGTATTCGATTGAGTTCTAATGTTGATCTAGCATCTAATGGTGAGGATTTACCTTTTGAAGCCATGGCTGAAGAGCTATCTAGTGGGTGTTTTGATGTTAGTGCTAACACATATTCGATCTCGACTAAGGGAGCAAAGAAAGAAGTCCTTGTCTTTCCAAACGTTAAACTCAAAGTTGTTGAGGAAGCAATCAGAATAGTTTTAGAAGTTGTCTACCGGCCTCACTTTTCTAAGATATCGCATGGTTGTCGTAGCGGTAGGAGCCATTTATCTGCTCTTAAGTACATTTGCAAAGAGATAATGAATCCGAAGTGGTGGTTCACCTTGCCAATTTGCAGAAAGCTTGACAATCACATCTTAGCTAAACTCTTTTCGATTATGGAAGACAAGATAGATGATCCTTTCTTATATACGATAATACGTAGTATGTTTGACTGTGGAGTACTGAATTTAGAATTTGGCGGCTTTCCAAAAGGACATGGTCTCCCACAAGAAGGAGCATTGTCTCCAATTTTAATGAACATATATCTTGATCTCTTTGATCACGAAATGTACAGGTTGTCAATGAGATATGAAGCTATTGATAAAGGATCAAGCGCTGAAGAAAGTGCGCCCAACTCTGTGCTACGCAGTTGGTTCAGGAGACAGATATCTGGTAATGGTTCTCAAGAATGCCATGATTTGGGCTACTCTGAAATTAGGGTGCATTGTTGCCGCTTCATGGATGAGATTCTTATTGCCATCTCTGGTCCCAAAGACGTAGCTGTTGCCATCAAGTCTGAAACTGAAAATTACTTTAAGAATTCTctttatttagaatttgaaaatgaaatagaCGTTTTTCCATGTGATGGGCGTACTGGCATTCGCTTTCTGGGTAGTGTGATTAAAAGAAGCCTGAAAGAGAGTCCAGCTGTAAAGGCCGTTCACaaattgaaggaaaaaatagaattatttgCTTCGCAGAAAGAGCACTCTTGGGACACTGGGACAGCAAGAATTGGAAAGAAATGGCTGGCTCATGGGTTGAAGAAGGTAAAAGAATCAGAGATCAAGCATCTCTCTGATGGTAGTTCTCTTTTGAGCCAAATTTCGTGTTTTAGAAAAGATGGGATGGAAACAGATCATTGGTACAAAGTCTTACTAAAAGTTTGGATGCAAAATAAAAAGGTTAAATGTGAAACGAACGAGGATGTTATCTTATCTAAGCATATAGTTGAACCAGCTCTCCCTCATGATCTGAGAGATTCGTATTATGAGTTCCAAAAGCGTGTTCAGGAATATATATCTTCTGAGACAGCTTCGACTCTTGCCCTGTTGCCAAACTCCAACTGTTCATCATTTACGACACAGATCATAGCTCCAATCAGCATCATAAAGAAGCGGCTTTTTCGATATGGATTGACAAACTCCAAAGGTTATTCCCGGCCATGTCATCTGCTAGTTTTTTGGGATGACAATGAAATTGTTGACTGGTATGCAGGTTTAATCTGCCGGTGGCAGAGATGGTACACCGAGTGTGACAACTTTAATGAGGTAAAGCTCATTATTTGCAATCAAGTAAGGTTGTCTTGCATCAGAACTCTGGCGATGAAATATAGGATCCATGAGAGTGAGATAGAGAAGAAATTTGATTCTGAATTGCGCAGAATTCCTGCAACTGAAGATCTGGAGCTTGAGATAACCAGTGAAGCAACAAATTGCGAAGCTGTTGATAATGACGCCTTAATGTATGGAATAACATACAGTGGAATATGTTTATTCTCTTTAGCAAGAATGGTGAGTCAGTCGCGTCCTTGCAATTGCTTTGTTATAGGATGTTCAGCTGCAGCTCCTCGCGTATACACTCTTCACGTGATGGAAAGACAAAGATTCCCTGGTTGGAAGACTGGATTTTCTAATTGTATCCATCCCAGTTTACATAGAAGGCGACTTGGCTTGTGTAAACATCATCTGAAGGATCTACTTCTTGGCTATATCTCGCTTCAATCTATTAATTTCAGTGCTTGGTAA